A genome region from Methanocaldococcus sp. includes the following:
- the ilvD gene encoding dihydroxy-acid dehydratase — protein sequence MISDRVKKGLKRAPNRSLLKACGYTDEELEKPFIGVVNSFTEVVPGHIHLRDIAEAVKKGIYANGGTAFEFNTMAICDGIAMGHEGMKYSLPSREIIADTVESMAKAHGFDGLVLIPSCDKIVPGMIMGAVRTGLPFIVVTGGPMFPGELRGKKYDLISVFEGVGACAAGKITEEELKEIEDIACPGAGSCAGLFTANTMACLTEAMGLSLPYCATSHANTAEKIRIAKRSGMKIVDLVRNNITPDKILTKEAFENAILVDLALGGSTNTTLHIPAIANEIKPRFITLEDFDRLSDEVPHIASLRPGGEHFMIDLHRAGGIPAVLKVLEEKIRKECLTVSGKTIGEIINEVKYIDYNVIRPIDNPVHETAGLRILKGSLAPNGAVVKIGAVNPKMYKHEGPARVFDSEEEAVDAILNGEIEKGDVVVIRYEGPAGGPGMREMLSPTSAICGMGLDDSVALITDGRFSGGSRGPCIGHVSPEAMAGGPIAIVEDGDIIKIDMINKKLDLDLEDEEIKERLSKWKKPEPKVKKGYLARYAKLVTSADEGAVLRI from the coding sequence ATGATAAGTGATAGAGTAAAAAAAGGGCTAAAAAGAGCTCCAAATAGAAGTTTGTTAAAGGCTTGTGGATACACGGATGAAGAATTAGAAAAACCTTTTATTGGAGTTGTTAATAGCTTTACTGAAGTTGTTCCAGGACATATACATTTAAGAGACATTGCTGAAGCTGTAAAAAAAGGAATATATGCAAATGGAGGAACTGCCTTTGAATTCAACACAATGGCAATATGTGATGGAATTGCTATGGGTCATGAGGGGATGAAGTATTCTTTACCTTCAAGAGAAATTATTGCTGACACAGTAGAGAGTATGGCAAAGGCTCATGGATTTGACGGCTTAGTTTTAATACCAAGTTGTGATAAAATTGTTCCTGGAATGATAATGGGGGCTGTAAGAACTGGATTACCATTTATAGTTGTTACAGGAGGGCCAATGTTTCCTGGAGAGTTGAGAGGAAAGAAATATGATTTAATTAGTGTATTTGAAGGAGTTGGAGCGTGTGCGGCTGGGAAAATTACAGAGGAAGAACTTAAAGAAATTGAAGATATTGCCTGTCCGGGGGCTGGAAGTTGTGCGGGTTTATTTACAGCAAATACAATGGCTTGTTTAACTGAAGCTATGGGTTTATCATTACCTTATTGCGCTACATCTCATGCAAATACAGCAGAAAAAATAAGAATTGCAAAAAGATCTGGAATGAAAATAGTTGATTTAGTAAGAAACAATATAACTCCAGATAAGATTTTAACTAAGGAGGCATTTGAAAATGCTATATTGGTAGATTTAGCTTTGGGAGGTTCAACAAACACAACCTTACATATCCCAGCAATTGCAAATGAAATAAAGCCAAGATTTATCACATTGGAAGACTTTGATAGGTTGAGTGATGAAGTGCCTCATATTGCATCTTTAAGACCTGGTGGAGAACACTTTATGATAGATTTACATAGAGCGGGAGGAATTCCTGCTGTATTAAAAGTTTTAGAAGAGAAAATAAGAAAAGAATGTTTAACAGTTAGTGGAAAGACAATTGGAGAGATAATTAATGAGGTTAAGTATATTGATTATAATGTTATAAGACCAATAGACAATCCAGTCCATGAAACAGCAGGTTTAAGAATATTAAAAGGAAGTTTAGCACCAAATGGAGCAGTAGTTAAAATTGGGGCTGTAAATCCTAAGATGTACAAACATGAAGGGCCTGCGAGAGTATTTGATAGTGAAGAAGAAGCAGTAGATGCAATATTAAATGGGGAAATAGAGAAAGGAGATGTTGTAGTTATTAGATATGAGGGTCCAGCAGGAGGGCCTGGGATGAGGGAGATGCTATCTCCAACTTCAGCAATATGTGGAATGGGGTTAGATGATTCAGTTGCGTTAATTACGGATGGTAGGTTTAGTGGCGGAAGTAGAGGCCCCTGTATTGGGCATGTTTCTCCAGAAGCAATGGCTGGGGGACCTATAGCAATAGTGGAAGATGGAGATATAATTAAAATAGATATGATAAACAAAAAATTAGATTTAGATTTAGAGGATGAAGAGATTAAAGAAAGATTATCTAAATGGAAAAAACCTGAACCAAAAGTTAAAAAAGGATACTTAGCAAGATATGCTAAACTTGTAACATCAGCTGATGAAGGGGCTGTATTAAGGATTTAA
- a CDS encoding DHH family phosphoesterase, with translation MITVIGYGTFGKKVVNLIKNKESITIIDIKIDDIDDLLKEGIKVIVGDATDENVLKKAKIDKADIVLILTNNPEINRKIAENVCKLSPKSYKIARAIPGYHEIYMGLNIDKVINILESGAKDIAKEVESAKLKRKLMNLKYLLLEGMKKCINEKENEEESKRPLLILTHINPDPDAIASAMALKTISERWGVEAEIAYGGSIGYDENKAMINLLGINLLNIENVNLNDYCIIAVVDTSTSKQLPVLPPKIDIIIDHHNNSDLTAEYVDIRPKVGATSTILTQYLMELNIEPSRNLATALFYGIQSDTDYFKRETSKLDFEAAAYLQSYIDATLLNMIENPEISTEVMEVLARAIMNRKVVKGNIALSYVGEISNRDALPKAADFLLKMEGISTTFVFGIVGDEIHISARTKDLRLNLGEILNKAFGGGGHQTAAAAKIPLGIFKAVSDKEALRKLVEEAIRTKLLEVIGIKEEEK, from the coding sequence ATGATAACCGTAATAGGATATGGAACCTTTGGTAAAAAAGTTGTAAATTTAATAAAAAATAAAGAATCTATAACAATTATTGATATAAAAATAGATGATATAGATGATCTACTAAAAGAAGGAATAAAAGTAATTGTTGGAGATGCTACTGATGAAAATGTATTAAAAAAAGCAAAAATAGATAAAGCAGATATTGTATTAATATTAACGAATAATCCAGAGATTAATAGGAAAATAGCAGAAAATGTTTGTAAATTAAGTCCTAAATCTTACAAAATTGCTCGTGCTATACCTGGCTATCATGAAATTTATATGGGATTAAATATAGATAAAGTTATAAACATCTTAGAAAGTGGTGCTAAAGACATTGCAAAAGAAGTTGAAAGTGCAAAATTAAAAAGAAAATTAATGAATTTGAAATATCTTCTATTAGAAGGTATGAAAAAATGTATTAATGAAAAAGAAAATGAAGAAGAAAGTAAAAGACCATTATTAATATTAACTCATATAAATCCAGATCCAGATGCAATTGCCAGTGCTATGGCTTTAAAAACAATATCTGAAAGATGGGGAGTAGAGGCAGAAATAGCATATGGAGGAAGTATTGGATATGATGAAAATAAGGCAATGATAAATTTGTTAGGTATTAATCTTTTAAATATTGAGAATGTTAATTTAAACGATTACTGCATAATTGCTGTTGTAGATACATCTACATCAAAACAGTTACCAGTATTACCTCCTAAAATAGATATAATTATAGATCATCATAATAATTCTGATTTAACTGCTGAATATGTTGATATAAGACCAAAAGTAGGTGCGACATCTACTATTTTAACTCAATATCTTATGGAATTAAATATTGAACCTTCAAGAAATTTGGCAACAGCCTTATTTTACGGAATACAGTCAGATACTGACTATTTTAAAAGAGAAACATCAAAATTAGATTTTGAAGCTGCTGCTTATTTACAGAGTTATATAGATGCCACTTTACTAAATATGATTGAAAATCCAGAAATATCTACTGAAGTTATGGAAGTATTAGCCAGAGCTATAATGAACAGAAAAGTAGTTAAAGGAAACATAGCATTATCCTATGTAGGAGAGATTAGTAATAGAGATGCCCTACCAAAAGCCGCTGATTTCTTACTAAAAATGGAAGGAATATCTACAACATTCGTTTTTGGTATAGTTGGAGATGAAATACACATATCTGCAAGAACTAAGGATTTGAGGTTAAACTTGGGAGAAATATTAAATAAAGCATTTGGTGGGGGAGGGCATCAAACAGCTGCAGCAGCTAAAATTCCTTTAGGTATATTTAAAGCAGTATCTGACAAAGAGGCATTAAGAAAGTTAGTTGAAGAGGCTATTAGAACTAAACTATTAGAAGTTATTGGAATTAAAGAAGAGGAAAAATAA
- the leuD gene encoding Isopropylmalate/citramalate isomerase small subunit yields the protein MEKIIKGRVWKFGDNIDTDAILPARYLVYTKPEELAQFVMTGVDPDFPKKVKPGDIIVGGKNFGCGSSREHAPLGLKGAGISCIIAESFARIFYRNAINVGLPVIECKGISEKVNEGDILEVNLKTGEIKNLTTGEVLQGNKLPEFMMEILEAGGLMPYLKKKMKVEG from the coding sequence ATGGAAAAGATAATAAAAGGAAGAGTTTGGAAGTTTGGAGATAACATAGATACAGATGCTATATTACCAGCAAGATACTTAGTTTATACTAAGCCAGAGGAGTTAGCACAGTTTGTTATGACAGGGGTTGATCCTGACTTTCCAAAAAAAGTTAAACCTGGAGATATAATTGTTGGAGGAAAGAACTTTGGTTGTGGTTCAAGTAGAGAGCATGCACCATTAGGATTAAAAGGGGCTGGAATTAGCTGTATTATTGCTGAAAGCTTTGCAAGAATATTTTATAGAAATGCTATTAATGTAGGTTTGCCTGTAATTGAATGTAAAGGAATTTCAGAGAAAGTTAATGAAGGAGATATTTTAGAGGTTAATTTAAAAACTGGGGAGATCAAAAACTTAACTACTGGAGAAGTTCTACAAGGAAACAAACTTCCAGAATTTATGATGGAAATTTTAGAGGCAGGAGGATTAATGCCTTACTTAAAGAAGAAGATGAAAGTAGAAGGTTAA
- a CDS encoding sugar phosphate isomerase/epimerase family protein, whose protein sequence is MKIGVSTCIFLDTDKNLEESLNILEKKVKYVELGCDGNLNIMSDKNIEITKSYNLRYTLHCPITDLNISSYREKIRKVSLEFIKDILKCAIDINAKLIVLHPGYSVFKSDYKKSLSSLIKSLKELNKIQEEYGIQITIENMPSYDMFMFRHPEKSIIENLGELKITFDIGHSFLNNNIKNFLEISDLIAHIHIHDNNGVFDEHLCIGKGKINFNDFKKDLKRINCIKMIEMQKKRLNDLDICIQNLKELLK, encoded by the coding sequence GTGAAGATTGGAGTTTCAACTTGTATATTTTTAGATACTGATAAAAATTTAGAGGAATCCTTAAATATCTTAGAGAAAAAGGTTAAGTATGTTGAATTAGGTTGCGATGGAAATTTAAATATAATGTCAGATAAAAATATCGAAATAACAAAATCATATAATTTAAGATATACTTTGCACTGTCCTATAACAGATCTAAATATATCATCATATAGAGAAAAAATAAGAAAAGTTAGTTTAGAGTTTATTAAAGATATTTTAAAGTGTGCAATAGATATTAACGCTAAATTAATCGTTTTACATCCGGGATATTCTGTTTTTAAAAGTGACTACAAAAAATCTTTATCATCTTTAATAAAAAGTTTAAAGGAATTAAATAAAATTCAAGAAGAGTATGGGATACAGATAACTATTGAAAATATGCCCTCTTATGATATGTTTATGTTTAGACATCCAGAAAAATCAATTATAGAAAATTTAGGAGAGTTAAAAATAACTTTTGATATAGGTCATTCTTTCTTAAATAATAATATCAAAAATTTTTTAGAAATCTCTGATTTAATTGCTCATATTCATATCCACGACAATAATGGAGTGTTTGACGAGCATCTATGTATTGGAAAAGGTAAAATTAACTTTAATGATTTTAAGAAAGATTTAAAAAGAATTAACTGCATAAAAATGATTGAAATGCAAAAGAAAAGATTAAATGATTTAGATATATGCATACAAAATTTAAAAGAACTTTTAAAGTGA
- a CDS encoding 2,3-bisphosphoglycerate-independent phosphoglycerate mutase, with protein MKKCVIFIIDGLGDRPNEKGLTPLKEAKTPTMDRMAKEGICGLMNAIDIGIRPGSDTAHLSILGYNPYKVYTGRGPLEAYGVGLNLKEGDVAFRCNFATVDENFVVLDRRAGRIGPEEAKILEKEIDGLEIDGVKVIFKSSNGYRGALVLRGEGLSYKVSDGDPHKVGVKVNEIKPLDDSEEAKKTAEILNKLLKIVYERLNNHPINIERRKKGLPPANIILPRGAGIVPKIEKFSEKYNMRGACICGTGLIKGIARMIGLDCIEVEGANGTPNTNFMGKAKALVEALKEYDFVLVNVKGADEASHDGNYNLKKEVIEKIDKMLSYVLEHINKDEVYFVLTGDHSTPIEMKDHSADPVPIVIWGKSVRTDDVKEFNEFSCAKGALHWIRGEHVMKILLDLTGRNEKFGA; from the coding sequence ATGAAGAAGTGCGTAATATTTATTATAGATGGACTTGGAGATAGACCAAATGAAAAAGGATTAACTCCTTTAAAGGAGGCTAAAACTCCAACAATGGATAGGATGGCTAAGGAAGGAATATGTGGTTTGATGAACGCTATTGATATTGGAATAAGACCTGGAAGTGATACTGCTCACTTATCTATTTTGGGATATAATCCTTATAAAGTATATACTGGAAGAGGACCTTTGGAGGCATATGGAGTGGGGTTAAATTTAAAAGAGGGAGATGTTGCTTTTAGATGTAATTTTGCTACTGTTGATGAAAATTTTGTTGTCTTAGATAGAAGGGCTGGAAGAATTGGTCCAGAAGAGGCTAAGATATTAGAAAAGGAGATTGATGGCTTAGAAATTGATGGAGTTAAAGTTATTTTTAAATCATCTAATGGATATAGAGGGGCTTTAGTTCTAAGAGGAGAAGGATTATCATATAAGGTAAGTGACGGAGATCCTCACAAAGTGGGAGTTAAAGTTAATGAAATAAAACCATTGGATGATTCTGAAGAGGCTAAAAAAACAGCGGAAATTTTAAATAAGTTATTGAAAATTGTTTATGAAAGATTAAATAATCATCCAATAAACATAGAAAGAAGAAAAAAAGGATTACCTCCTGCTAATATAATACTACCAAGAGGTGCTGGAATAGTTCCAAAAATAGAGAAGTTTTCTGAAAAATATAATATGAGAGGAGCCTGTATCTGCGGAACTGGTCTTATAAAAGGAATTGCGAGAATGATAGGCTTAGATTGTATAGAAGTTGAGGGAGCCAATGGAACTCCTAACACTAACTTTATGGGTAAGGCTAAGGCATTAGTAGAGGCATTAAAAGAATATGATTTTGTTTTGGTAAATGTTAAAGGAGCTGATGAGGCAAGTCATGATGGTAATTACAATCTTAAAAAAGAAGTTATAGAAAAAATAGACAAAATGCTATCTTATGTATTAGAGCATATTAATAAAGATGAGGTTTATTTTGTATTAACTGGGGATCACTCCACACCTATAGAGATGAAAGATCACTCAGCCGATCCAGTTCCAATAGTTATTTGGGGCAAAAGTGTTAGAACCGATGATGTTAAAGAATTCAATGAATTTAGCTGTGCAAAAGGTGCATTGCATTGGATTAGAGGAGAGCATGTAATGAAGATATTGTTAGATTTAACTGGAAGAAATGAAAAGTTTGGAGCTTAA
- a CDS encoding 6-hydroxymethylpterin diphosphokinase MptE-like protein, with the protein MEMKEWKKFYNEIIEDFGFDRDKDIKSAIVLNNILENADKIPIKNLKNIIEGKEVFIFGAGPSLKKHIKIIKNLNKDIPIIVADGASKAFLEEGIIPDIIVSDLDGDLNAIFECNKRGSIIVVHAHGDNIDKIKEYVPKLKNVVGSCQIPNYMELNLKNLVNFGGFTDGDRCCFLAYHFKAKKLILGGMDFGIYITKYSRPNIKSEIEIGDEIKIKKLKYAEKLINYLKNKIDVEFLK; encoded by the coding sequence ATGGAAATGAAAGAATGGAAAAAATTTTATAATGAAATTATTGAAGATTTTGGATTTGACAGAGATAAAGATATCAAAAGTGCAATAGTCTTAAACAATATCTTAGAGAATGCTGATAAAATTCCTATAAAAAACCTTAAAAATATCATTGAAGGAAAAGAAGTTTTTATATTTGGTGCAGGTCCTTCATTAAAAAAACATATAAAAATTATAAAAAATTTAAATAAAGATATTCCAATAATTGTTGCTGATGGAGCATCAAAGGCTTTTTTAGAAGAGGGAATTATTCCAGATATTATTGTTTCAGATTTAGATGGAGATTTAAATGCTATATTTGAATGTAATAAAAGAGGATCTATAATAGTGGTTCATGCACATGGAGATAATATTGATAAAATTAAAGAGTATGTTCCAAAGTTAAAAAATGTTGTAGGTAGTTGCCAAATTCCAAATTATATGGAGTTAAATCTAAAAAATTTAGTTAATTTTGGAGGATTTACAGATGGAGATAGATGTTGCTTTTTAGCATATCACTTTAAAGCTAAGAAGTTAATATTAGGGGGAATGGATTTTGGAATTTATATAACCAAGTATTCAAGACCCAATATAAAGAGTGAGATAGAAATTGGTGATGAAATAAAAATAAAAAAATTAAAATATGCTGAAAAATTAATAAATTACTTAAAAAATAAAATAGATGTTGAATTTTTAAAATAA
- the thrC gene encoding threonine synthase yields MIQRCIKCGKTYDVDEIVYTCECGGLLEIVYDYEEIKDKVSKEKFREREIGVWRYLEYLPVKDKSKIVSLCEGGTPLYRCKNLEKELGVKELYVKNEGANPTGSFKDRGMTVGVTRANELGVEVVGCASTGNTSASLSAYSARCGKKCIVLLPEGKVALGKLAQAMFYGAKVIQIKGNFDDALNMVKQLAKEKLIYLLNSINPFRLEGQKTIAFEICDQLNWQVPDRVIVPVGNAGNISAIWKGFKEFEMTGIIDELPKMTGIQAEGAKPIVEAFRKGAKDIVPYKNPETIATAIRIGNPVNAPKALDAIYSSNGYAEAVTDEEIIEAQKLLARKEGIFVEPASASSIAGLKRLLEEGIIDKDERIVCITTGHGLKDPDAAIRASEEPIKIECDIEILKKLLKEL; encoded by the coding sequence ATGATACAAAGATGCATTAAGTGTGGAAAAACTTACGATGTGGATGAAATAGTTTATACTTGTGAATGTGGTGGATTGTTAGAAATTGTTTATGATTATGAAGAAATAAAGGATAAAGTTTCAAAAGAAAAATTTAGAGAAAGGGAAATTGGTGTTTGGAGATATTTAGAATACTTACCAGTAAAAGATAAAAGTAAAATTGTAAGTTTATGTGAAGGAGGAACTCCCCTATATAGATGTAAAAATTTAGAGAAAGAGTTGGGAGTTAAAGAACTCTATGTAAAGAATGAGGGGGCTAATCCTACTGGAAGTTTTAAAGATAGAGGTATGACAGTTGGAGTTACAAGAGCTAACGAGTTGGGAGTTGAAGTTGTTGGTTGTGCATCAACAGGAAACACATCTGCATCTTTATCTGCATATTCAGCAAGATGTGGAAAAAAATGCATAGTTTTACTACCAGAGGGAAAAGTGGCATTAGGAAAATTAGCTCAGGCAATGTTTTATGGAGCCAAAGTTATACAAATTAAAGGAAACTTTGATGATGCCTTAAATATGGTTAAACAGTTAGCAAAAGAAAAATTAATTTATTTATTAAATTCAATAAATCCATTTAGATTGGAAGGGCAAAAAACTATTGCATTTGAGATTTGCGACCAACTAAATTGGCAAGTCCCAGATAGAGTTATAGTTCCCGTAGGAAATGCTGGAAATATTTCAGCAATATGGAAAGGATTTAAAGAGTTTGAAATGACTGGAATTATTGACGAACTTCCAAAAATGACAGGTATTCAAGCAGAGGGAGCTAAGCCAATAGTTGAAGCATTTAGAAAAGGGGCAAAGGATATAGTTCCATACAAAAATCCAGAGACAATTGCTACTGCTATAAGAATTGGAAACCCAGTAAATGCCCCAAAGGCATTAGATGCTATATATTCATCAAATGGCTATGCTGAGGCAGTTACTGATGAGGAGATTATAGAGGCACAAAAATTATTAGCAAGAAAGGAGGGAATATTTGTTGAACCAGCTTCAGCCTCTTCAATTGCTGGACTTAAGAGGTTGTTAGAAGAAGGAATTATTGATAAAGATGAAAGAATTGTTTGTATAACAACAGGACATGGATTGAAAGATCCTGACGCCGCAATAAGGGCTAGTGAAGAGCCAATAAAAATTGAATGTGATATAGAAATTTTAAAGAAATTATTGAAGGAATTATAA
- a CDS encoding adenosylcobinamide amidohydrolase: protein MEIENVLSMDDWKAYKVPHNVEVDGLVERTKTLIIEFEKRRRVLSTKEGFKVVKYVGNHSIPEVFWDKVHHYKDYIRKVLETIGIKKEDIALLSTGANMDNLAVAKEEFDEFYVVAFTTAGAKYNAIRLGDEEADYIEKDFKTYKIVNGKIFPKENIGTVNIILITNANLTDGAMARAIITITEAKTNAFQELNIRSTKHPELLATGTGTDNIIVVKGFGKGVDYTGGHTKMGEMIAKVVKKSVIEALIKQDNIKI from the coding sequence ATGGAGATAGAAAATGTTTTGTCAATGGACGATTGGAAGGCATATAAAGTTCCTCATAATGTGGAAGTAGATGGTTTAGTTGAAAGAACAAAAACTTTAATAATAGAATTTGAAAAGAGAAGAAGAGTTTTATCTACAAAAGAAGGATTTAAGGTAGTAAAATATGTTGGAAATCATTCAATTCCAGAAGTTTTTTGGGATAAAGTTCATCACTATAAAGATTATATAAGGAAAGTTTTAGAAACTATTGGAATAAAAAAAGAAGATATTGCTTTATTATCAACAGGGGCGAATATGGATAATTTAGCAGTTGCAAAAGAAGAATTTGATGAATTTTATGTAGTTGCTTTTACTACTGCTGGGGCAAAATATAATGCAATTAGATTGGGAGACGAAGAGGCAGATTATATAGAAAAAGATTTTAAAACTTACAAAATAGTAAATGGTAAGATATTTCCAAAAGAGAATATAGGGACAGTTAATATTATTTTAATAACCAATGCAAATTTAACAGATGGAGCTATGGCAAGGGCAATAATAACCATTACAGAGGCAAAAACTAATGCATTCCAAGAATTGAATATTAGGAGTACTAAACATCCAGAATTATTGGCTACAGGAACAGGAACAGATAATATAATTGTCGTTAAAGGTTTTGGAAAAGGGGTAGATTATACCGGTGGGCATACAAAGATGGGAGAGATGATAGCAAAAGTCGTTAAAAAGAGTGTTATTGAAGCTTTAATAAAGCAGGATAACATTAAAATTTAA
- the mch gene encoding methenyltetrahydromethanopterin cyclohydrolase produces MISVNKKALEIVNHMISKKEELNIEVIKLENGATVLDCGVNVPGSWAAGKLFTKVCLGGLAHVGISLSPSGFEDINLPFVKVKISHPAIATLGSQKAGWAVKVGKYFAMGSGPARALAKKPKKTYEEIEYEDDADVAVLCLEASKLPNEEVADYVAKECNVEPENVYLLVAPTSSLVGSIQISGRVVENGTYKMLECLEFDVTKVKYAAGLAPIAPIIGDDFAMMGATNDMVLYGGITYYYIKSDENDDIESLCKALPSCTSKDYGKPFMEVFKSADYDFYKIDKGMFAPAVVIINDITNGKVYKSGKINVEVLKKSLGWTEL; encoded by the coding sequence ATGATAAGTGTAAATAAAAAAGCCTTGGAAATCGTAAATCATATGATTTCAAAAAAAGAGGAGTTAAATATAGAAGTTATAAAATTAGAAAATGGAGCAACTGTTTTAGATTGTGGAGTTAATGTCCCCGGAAGTTGGGCAGCAGGAAAGTTATTTACAAAGGTTTGCCTTGGTGGTTTAGCTCATGTTGGTATATCCTTATCTCCATCAGGTTTTGAAGATATAAACCTTCCATTTGTTAAAGTAAAAATATCTCATCCAGCCATTGCTACATTAGGTTCTCAAAAGGCAGGTTGGGCAGTAAAAGTTGGCAAATACTTTGCAATGGGTTCAGGTCCTGCAAGAGCATTGGCTAAAAAACCTAAGAAAACTTATGAAGAAATTGAATATGAAGATGATGCAGATGTTGCTGTTTTATGTTTAGAGGCTTCAAAATTACCTAATGAAGAAGTTGCTGACTATGTAGCAAAAGAATGTAATGTTGAGCCAGAAAATGTTTATTTATTAGTGGCTCCTACATCTTCATTGGTAGGTTCTATACAAATCAGTGGTAGAGTTGTAGAGAATGGAACATATAAAATGTTAGAGTGTTTAGAGTTTGATGTTACAAAGGTTAAATATGCCGCTGGTTTAGCTCCAATTGCCCCAATAATTGGAGATGATTTTGCTATGATGGGTGCTACAAACGATATGGTGTTATATGGAGGAATAACCTATTATTACATTAAAAGTGATGAAAATGATGATATTGAATCTCTTTGTAAGGCATTACCTTCATGCACATCAAAAGATTATGGAAAACCATTTATGGAAGTTTTTAAATCAGCTGATTATGACTTTTATAAAATAGATAAAGGTATGTTTGCTCCAGCAGTTGTAATAATTAATGATATAACAAATGGTAAGGTATACAAATCTGGAAAAATTAATGTTGAAGTACTTAAAAAATCATTAGGCTGGACAGAATTGTAA
- a CDS encoding glycoside hydrolase family 57 protein — protein sequence MLITFTFEVHQPHRLNKNINKKGNNLWERYVDTNLNKEIFNKVANKCYIPANELILELIDEYDFKVNYSITGCFIEQCLEFNEYVLDLFKDLVKTGNVELIAETYHHSLSSLYENEEEFIEDIELHRKLYKDVFGVKPKIFRNTELIYNNKIAKISKDLGFEAIFTEGTEKILSWRSPNYLYQSPDGMKILLRNYRLSDDIGFRFSARDWDQYPLTADKYALWLALTPGEVINIYMDYETFGEHQWKESGIFEFLRYLPIEISKYEHLEVVNVNEVVKKLKPRGEIYVHEFATISWADTERDVSAWLGNRMQKISFEKLKEIGEFIKENKDKLKKSEKFEEIYKIYKILQTSDNFYYQCTKGFGDIDVHMYFSHFDSPFDAYASYLNILYDFEYYIKDEMKKLNNRSDYDSKEKLIVNKDIEIKNINDNNSKECIEKNEEPKDENDKFIIV from the coding sequence ATGTTAATAACATTCACTTTTGAAGTTCATCAGCCACACAGATTAAATAAAAATATTAATAAAAAAGGAAATAATTTATGGGAAAGATATGTCGATACAAATCTAAATAAAGAAATTTTTAATAAAGTAGCAAATAAATGCTACATTCCTGCAAATGAGTTAATTTTAGAACTTATTGATGAATATGACTTTAAAGTAAATTATTCTATTACTGGTTGTTTTATAGAGCAGTGTTTAGAATTTAACGAGTATGTTTTAGATTTATTTAAAGATTTAGTTAAAACAGGAAATGTTGAATTGATTGCTGAGACATATCATCACTCTTTATCAAGTTTGTATGAAAATGAGGAGGAGTTTATAGAAGATATAGAATTACATAGAAAGTTGTATAAAGATGTTTTTGGAGTAAAGCCAAAAATATTTAGAAATACTGAATTAATCTACAACAATAAAATTGCAAAAATATCTAAGGATTTAGGTTTTGAGGCAATATTTACAGAAGGTACTGAGAAAATATTAAGTTGGAGAAGTCCAAATTATTTGTATCAATCTCCTGATGGTATGAAAATCTTGTTGAGAAATTATAGGTTGAGCGATGACATTGGTTTTAGATTTTCAGCAAGGGATTGGGATCAGTATCCACTAACAGCCGATAAATATGCTTTATGGTTGGCTTTAACGCCCGGAGAGGTTATAAATATCTATATGGATTATGAAACTTTTGGAGAGCATCAGTGGAAAGAATCTGGAATATTTGAATTTTTAAGATACTTACCTATTGAAATTTCAAAATATGAACATTTAGAGGTTGTTAATGTAAATGAAGTCGTTAAAAAATTAAAACCAAGAGGAGAAATTTATGTTCATGAATTTGCTACAATATCTTGGGCAGACACTGAAAGAGATGTTAGTGCGTGGTTAGGGAATAGAATGCAAAAAATATCCTTTGAAAAATTGAAAGAAATTGGAGAATTTATAAAAGAAAATAAAGATAAATTAAAAAAATCAGAAAAATTTGAAGAAATCTATAAAATATATAAAATTTTGCAGACAAGTGACAACTTCTATTATCAATGCACCAAGGGCTTTGGAGATATAGATGTTCATATGTATTTTAGCCATTTTGACTCACCATTTGATGCCTATGCCTCTTATTTAAACATTTTGTATGACTTTGAATACTATATAAAAGATGAGATGAAAAAGTTAAATAATAGAAGTGATTATGATAGTAAAGAAAAATTAATTGTAAATAAAGATATAGAAATAAAAAACATAAATGATAACAATAGCAAAGAATGTATTGAAAAGAATGAAGAGCCTAAAGATGAAAACGATAAATTTATAATAGTGTGA